The Chryseobacterium sp. JV274 sequence ATGATGAAAATTTTTCAGGAGATGCAAGTGGTGGTGGAGATAAAGGGGTTGCAAACAATCTTGGATTAGATGCTTTTCTTGTAACTCCTGGAGGCCAATTAAAATATTATGATTTAAGTTCTGATACAGAAAAAACATTAAGAACAAATATGCCAAGTGATCCTACTTCACCAGAAAGAAAGAATAGAATTAATCCTATAGAAAACCCTAGACCTTCTTTAGGAGACTATAGGGCTAAACCTAAACCTTTTCCTAAATTGGATCCTATTTCTGATTATCTTCCCAAACCTGTTTTAGATGATGGTTTAAAATCAATAGAAGCTATGAGGCAAAATCGAGAACAGACACCATCGATAGATCGAAAACAATTACCACGTCACCAATAAATAATTTAAAATGAAATATTATAGTTTTATATTGCTATTTTCCCTTGCTTGTTGTGAGCAACGAATATCTAATAAAAGTGAAAATAACATTACTGATAAAGAGATTGCAATTTCTGTAGCTGAAAAAAAATGGAATGAAGTTTATGGAAAATCAGCCATAAATGAACAAAAACCGTTCGTTGCAGAAAGGAAGAATGATAGTATTTGGACTGTGCATGGGAGTTTTCCTAAACCACCAGTAATAGGAGGTGTTGCTTATGCAGAAGTAAATGTAAAAACTAAAGAAGTGATTAAATATACCCATGGAGAGTAAAAATAGTCCCAAACAAAAAGAGGTTTGAAAGCGTAATTGCATTGGAGCCTGTAGAAAGATATAAATACTTTATAAAAAAAGTAGCTGATTCTGAATTTTTTTATA is a genomic window containing:
- a CDS encoding NTF2 fold immunity protein — protein: MKYYSFILLFSLACCEQRISNKSENNITDKEIAISVAEKKWNEVYGKSAINEQKPFVAERKNDSIWTVHGSFPKPPVIGGVAYAEVNVKTKEVIKYTHGE